Sequence from the Corallococcus sp. EGB genome:
TGGTCTGTCTGTCTTTGATGTCTTCTGGCCGAGGAGTCGTGACGATGCGCGTGCCCTGGTCCCTCGTTGGCATCTCCGCCGGAGCGCTGCTCATCGGCGCCGCGTGGGCCACCGTGGCCCGCCGCCCCGAACCGCTGGTGCTGGGCGCGCTGCCCCCCATCGTCCTGCCCCACGAGGAGCAGTCCGGCGGCGCCACCACCGTGACGGACACCGGCCGCAACGCGTTCGGGCGCTCGCCCATGAACATGCCGCGCTCGCGCTGGCCGGACTTCTACGCGGGCAAGGGCGTCTTCGACCGCGACTGGAGCGACCCGCGCCTGCGCACCCCCGCGGCCGGCCCGTTCTTCAGCGCCACCGGCTGCATGACCTGCCACGTGAAGGACGGCCGGGGCCAGCCGCCCTCGAGCCCCACGGAGGCGCCCGTCTCGCTGGCGTTCCAGCTGAGCGCGCCCGATGGCTCGGGCCCCCATCCGCTGTACGGCATGCAGCTGGACCTGCACGCGGTGGAGGGCCAGGTCCCCGAAGGTCAGGTCCGCGTCGACTTCGAGGAGACGCGCGGCGCCTTCGCCACCGGCGAGCCGTACTCCCTGGTGCGCCCGCGCTACCAGTTCCAGGGGCTGGTGCATGGCCCGCTGGGCGACGGCGCCATGTTCTCCGCGCGCGTGTCTCCCGTGAACTTCGGCCTGGGCCTGCTGGAGGCGCTGCCGGAGGCGGCCATCCTGGCCCGCGCCGACCCCGAGGACCGCGACCACGACGGCATCTCCGGCCGGGCCAACCAGGTGCTCGACGTGGAGACGGGCCAGACGCGCCTGGGCCGCTTCGGGTGGAAGGCCAACCAGCCCACGCTGCGCCAGCAGGTGGCGCACGCGCTCGTCGCGGACATGGGCGTCACGACGACGCTCTACCCCCAGGAGCAGGGCCGGGACGCCCCGGGCGAACCGGAGGTGTCACAGGACGACCTGGACCTGCTGATGATCTACATGCGCCTGCTCGCCGTGCCCAAGCGGCGCGACTGGGAGGCGCCGGAGGTCCAGCGCGGGCACGCGGTGTTCCGCGCCATCGGCTGCGCGGCGTGCCATGTGGACACGCCCCAGGAGACGGGCCCGGTGGAGGGCTTCGACGAGGTCTCCCACCAGGTCATCTACCCCTACACGGACCTGCTGTTGCATGACATGGGCGAGGGCCTGGCGGATGGGCGTCCTGACGGGCTGGCCACGGGCAGCGAGTGGCGCACGCCGCCCCTCTGGGGCATCGGGCTGGTGGAGTCCGTCAACCGGCACACGCGCTTCCTGCATGACGGCCGGGCCCGCTCCCTGGAGGAGGCGGTCCTCTGGCACGGCGGGGAGGCGGCCCCGGCGCAGGCGCGCTATGTGCGGCTGCCCCAGGAGGACCGGGCCGCGCTGCTCGCCTTCTTGAAGTCACTCTGAGGCACGGAAGGGCTGCCCTCCCGTCCGGGTGGCGGCCAGGAGGTCCGTCGCCTGGAGGAGGCTTCGACCGCCGGGGGGCACGGAACGGTGGACGGCCCGGGCCCGTGGGCTACCCTGGGGGCCCCCTTCATGCAGCCCCACGCCTCCATCCCCGATGATGCCCCCGACGTCCCGCTCGCGGTCGACCTGGACGGGACCCTGGTGCGCACGGACACGCTGCACGAGAACCTGCTCGTGCTGCTCAAGCACGCGCCGTGGCTGCTGCTCTTGCTGCCGCTGTGGGTGCTGAAGGGCAAGGCCTTCTTCAAGGCGGAGGTGGCCCGCCGCTCTCGGCTGGACGTCGCGTCGCTGCCGTACAACGTGGAGGTGGTGGCCTTCCTGCGCGAGGAGCACGCCCGCGGGCGGCGGCTCGTCCTGGCCACGGCCGCGGACCGGAGCATCGCCGACGCGGTGGCCTCGCACCTGGGCTTCTTCCACACCGTGGTGGCCAGTGAAGCCGGGGTGAACCTGTCCGGCGCGCGGAAGCTCGCGCGGCTGCGGGAG
This genomic interval carries:
- a CDS encoding di-heme oxidoredictase family protein, which gives rise to MRVPWSLVGISAGALLIGAAWATVARRPEPLVLGALPPIVLPHEEQSGGATTVTDTGRNAFGRSPMNMPRSRWPDFYAGKGVFDRDWSDPRLRTPAAGPFFSATGCMTCHVKDGRGQPPSSPTEAPVSLAFQLSAPDGSGPHPLYGMQLDLHAVEGQVPEGQVRVDFEETRGAFATGEPYSLVRPRYQFQGLVHGPLGDGAMFSARVSPVNFGLGLLEALPEAAILARADPEDRDHDGISGRANQVLDVETGQTRLGRFGWKANQPTLRQQVAHALVADMGVTTTLYPQEQGRDAPGEPEVSQDDLDLLMIYMRLLAVPKRRDWEAPEVQRGHAVFRAIGCAACHVDTPQETGPVEGFDEVSHQVIYPYTDLLLHDMGEGLADGRPDGLATGSEWRTPPLWGIGLVESVNRHTRFLHDGRARSLEEAVLWHGGEAAPAQARYVRLPQEDRAALLAFLKSL